From Arthrobacter sp. FW306-2-2C-D06B, a single genomic window includes:
- a CDS encoding glycoside hydrolase family 68 protein: MKSHSNPNRPRRRLRSVAAFAAAAGVAATVLMASPAAQANLPADKPATTMPAPTPGFPLPTVHTQEAFDPAANFTSKWTRADAKQIMAQSNPNVTAGQNSMSPNVTMPEIPKDFPAMNDDVWVWDTWSLTDQNANQISYKGWDVIFSLVADRHAGYGFDQRHWNARIGYFFRKTNADPAKDKWNYGGHLFLDNTSIGNTEWSGSTRLMQGDHVNVFYTATTFYDRAERNAGGGGIAPDAVIAKALGNIHADKNGVTFDGFQHTKLLEPDGKLYQTKAQNAGFAFRDPYTFEDPAHPGQTFMVFEGNTAGNRGSYKCTDADLGYQQGDPHAENTNTVNTTTGAWFQTASVGLAVADNNDLTQWHFLPPILSANCVNDQTERPQIFIQNENGKNKYYLFTISHQFTYADGMRGPDGVYGFVGNGVRSDFQPVNNSGLALGSPTDLNLPANNPSGNQSAQQNGRQFQAYSHYVQPGGLVQSFIDNVDGVRGGSLSPTVKINFADGVTQVDRSFGKNGLGPFGYLPTNVRVGGEGLYK; encoded by the coding sequence ATGAAATCTCACTCAAACCCGAACAGGCCACGCCGACGCCTGCGGTCGGTAGCCGCTTTTGCGGCCGCTGCCGGCGTGGCCGCCACGGTGCTCATGGCATCCCCGGCAGCCCAGGCAAACCTGCCTGCCGACAAGCCAGCCACCACAATGCCGGCTCCCACGCCGGGATTCCCGCTGCCGACGGTCCACACGCAAGAAGCCTTTGATCCCGCAGCAAACTTCACGTCCAAGTGGACGCGAGCGGATGCCAAGCAAATCATGGCCCAAAGCAACCCGAACGTGACCGCCGGCCAGAACTCCATGAGCCCCAACGTCACCATGCCGGAGATCCCCAAGGACTTCCCGGCCATGAACGACGACGTGTGGGTCTGGGACACCTGGTCCCTGACCGACCAGAACGCCAACCAGATCAGCTACAAGGGCTGGGACGTCATCTTCTCCCTCGTCGCCGACCGCCACGCGGGCTACGGCTTCGACCAGCGCCACTGGAACGCCCGCATCGGCTACTTCTTCCGCAAGACCAACGCTGACCCGGCGAAGGACAAATGGAACTACGGCGGACACTTGTTCCTGGACAACACCTCCATCGGCAACACCGAGTGGTCGGGTTCCACGCGCCTCATGCAAGGTGACCACGTCAACGTGTTCTACACGGCCACCACGTTCTACGACCGTGCAGAGCGCAACGCGGGAGGCGGCGGGATCGCTCCGGACGCGGTCATCGCCAAGGCCCTCGGCAACATCCACGCCGACAAGAACGGTGTGACCTTCGACGGGTTCCAGCACACCAAGCTGCTCGAGCCGGACGGCAAGCTCTACCAGACCAAGGCCCAGAACGCCGGCTTCGCCTTCCGTGACCCGTACACCTTCGAAGACCCGGCCCACCCGGGCCAGACTTTCATGGTCTTTGAGGGCAACACCGCCGGAAACCGGGGCTCCTACAAGTGCACCGATGCCGATCTTGGTTACCAGCAAGGCGATCCCCACGCCGAGAACACCAACACGGTCAACACCACCACCGGAGCGTGGTTCCAGACCGCGAGCGTCGGCCTGGCAGTCGCAGACAACAATGACCTGACCCAGTGGCACTTCCTGCCGCCGATCCTGTCCGCCAACTGCGTCAACGACCAGACCGAGCGCCCGCAGATCTTCATCCAGAACGAAAACGGCAAGAACAAGTACTACCTGTTCACCATCAGCCACCAGTTCACCTACGCCGATGGCATGCGCGGTCCCGACGGCGTCTACGGCTTTGTTGGCAACGGTGTCCGTTCGGACTTCCAGCCGGTGAACAACTCGGGACTCGCGCTCGGCTCGCCGACCGACTTGAACCTGCCTGCTAACAACCCGAGCGGCAACCAGTCGGCACAACAGAACGGCCGTCAGTTCCAGGCCTACTCGCACTACGTGCAACCGGGTGGCCTGGTGCAGTCATTCATCGACAATGTCGACGGAGTCCGTGGAGGGTCCCTCTCCCCTACGGTAAAGATCAACTTCGCCGATGGCGTCACCCAGGTTGACCGCAGCTTCGGCAAGAACGGCCTCGGCCCGTTCGGCTACCTCCCCACCAACGTCCGCGTTGGAGGGGAAGGCCTCTACAAGTAG
- a CDS encoding YcnI family copper-binding membrane protein, producing MKTSHRRTLKTACAATLVAGLLAFGVSAASAHVNVNPDDPAAGGYTHLTFNVPNESPTAKTNKLEVSLPTDTPFNSVSVKPVEGWTAELVTTTLPKPVTVAGATVTKAVSSVVWTADAAHQIGQNEYQAFSISVGVLPDAGTTIALPATQSYTDGTVVKWDEKTVEGQPEPGRPAPSFVTTASDSAASTASPSGTPAPSGPSAPSAAASTSSDAGSTAGWFGLAAGLIGLVAGVTALVRTRSTKAK from the coding sequence ATGAAGACCTCCCACCGCCGTACCCTCAAGACCGCCTGCGCAGCCACCCTGGTCGCCGGACTGCTTGCCTTCGGCGTCTCGGCCGCCTCCGCACACGTCAACGTCAATCCCGACGACCCGGCAGCGGGCGGCTACACCCACCTGACCTTCAACGTCCCCAACGAGTCCCCCACGGCCAAGACCAACAAGCTCGAAGTCTCACTCCCCACCGACACGCCCTTCAACTCGGTGTCCGTGAAGCCGGTCGAGGGCTGGACGGCAGAACTCGTCACCACCACCCTGCCAAAACCCGTCACGGTCGCAGGAGCAACGGTGACCAAGGCTGTCAGTTCGGTCGTCTGGACCGCGGACGCAGCACACCAGATCGGGCAGAACGAATATCAGGCGTTCTCGATCTCCGTCGGTGTACTGCCCGACGCCGGGACCACCATCGCCCTGCCCGCGACCCAGAGCTACACCGACGGCACTGTAGTGAAGTGGGACGAGAAGACCGTTGAGGGTCAGCCAGAGCCCGGGCGCCCGGCTCCCTCGTTCGTCACCACCGCCAGTGACTCGGCCGCATCGACTGCTTCCCCGTCTGGGACCCCGGCTCCTTCAGGTCCGTCGGCCCCGTCAGCTGCGGCTTCGACATCCAGCGACGCCGGATCCACGGCCGGTTGGTTCGGGCTCGCGGCAGGCCTCATTGGCCTGGTCGCGGGCGTCACCGCCCTGGTGCGAACCCGCTCGACGAAGGCCAAATAG
- a CDS encoding PadR family transcriptional regulator, whose product MNNSLTLLGLLSRQPSYGYDLKHSYDRYFGTGKPLAFGQVYSTLARMIRDELIRALGEETGGGPDRKKYEITVAGQDKVREWLFTPDVPSESLQSNLFAKTVIALLIDDDADRLLDVQRREHMARMRELTKLKHDAEPLQVLMCDHGLFHIEADLRWIELTSARLARLKKELQNA is encoded by the coding sequence GTGAACAACTCCCTCACCCTGTTGGGTCTGCTCAGCCGTCAGCCGAGCTATGGCTACGACCTCAAGCATTCCTATGACCGCTACTTCGGGACCGGGAAGCCCTTGGCTTTCGGGCAGGTGTATTCGACTTTGGCCCGGATGATCCGTGACGAGCTGATCCGCGCCTTGGGCGAAGAGACCGGCGGCGGTCCGGATCGTAAGAAGTACGAGATCACGGTTGCCGGCCAAGACAAGGTGCGCGAGTGGCTGTTCACTCCCGACGTGCCATCAGAGTCCCTGCAAAGCAACCTCTTCGCGAAGACCGTGATTGCCTTGCTGATCGACGACGACGCCGACCGGCTGCTCGACGTCCAGCGCCGCGAGCACATGGCGCGTATGCGTGAGCTCACCAAGCTGAAGCACGATGCCGAGCCGCTCCAAGTGTTGATGTGCGACCACGGGCTGTTCCACATTGAAGCCGATTTGCGGTGGATCGAGCTCACCAGTGCTCGCCTAGCCCGCCTGAAAAAGGAGCTTCAGAACGCATGA
- a CDS encoding ABC transporter ATP-binding protein: MNALSSHPVVLSARSLHQSFGQTQALRGIDLEVRSGEVLAVMGPSGSGKSTLLHCLAGVMVPDSGSVVYSSPGAQLPVEISALNEPMRSRLRLTDFGFVFQFGQLLPELTAVDNVSIPLLLGGTKRPEAMRRSAEWLDRLGLDGMGEKLPGELSGGQAQRVAVARAMVTSPAVLFADEPTGSLDSLASENVLTLMLELVREIGTTVVMITHDARTAAYADREVVVRDGMLGAGYRGAS, from the coding sequence ATGAATGCTTTGTCCAGCCACCCAGTGGTCCTGAGCGCACGCTCGCTTCATCAGTCCTTCGGCCAGACCCAAGCCCTTCGCGGAATCGACCTCGAGGTCCGCTCGGGTGAGGTATTGGCAGTCATGGGTCCATCCGGTTCCGGCAAGTCCACGCTGCTGCATTGCCTCGCGGGGGTCATGGTCCCGGACTCCGGATCAGTGGTTTACAGTTCACCCGGCGCGCAATTGCCCGTGGAGATTAGTGCCCTGAATGAACCGATGCGGTCGAGACTGCGGCTGACAGACTTCGGCTTCGTCTTTCAATTCGGCCAATTGCTTCCGGAGCTCACAGCGGTGGATAACGTCAGCATTCCGCTGCTTCTCGGTGGAACCAAACGCCCGGAGGCCATGCGCCGTTCGGCAGAATGGCTGGACCGCTTGGGACTGGACGGGATGGGGGAGAAACTGCCCGGTGAACTCTCAGGAGGCCAAGCCCAACGGGTTGCCGTCGCACGTGCCATGGTCACGTCCCCTGCCGTGTTATTCGCCGACGAACCTACCGGGTCTCTCGACTCGCTTGCCTCTGAGAACGTGCTGACGCTCATGCTTGAACTTGTCAGGGAGATCGGCACCACGGTGGTCATGATCACCCACGATGCGCGCACGGCTGCATATGCGGACAGGGAGGTCGTTGTGCGCGACGGCATGCTCGGCGCAGGCTACCGGGGGGCTTCGTGA